Proteins encoded within one genomic window of Polynucleobacter duraquae:
- the acsF gene encoding magnesium-protoporphyrin IX monomethyl ester (oxidative) cyclase, with product MSANAPTMEAVRPINESTDRALESTILSPRFYTTDFDEMDRFDISSVKPEWDKLMQEFESDINQTHFQRPDDMSKDYSHLPEGLYQEFLDFLISSITSEFSGCVLYSEIKKSIKNPDLKDLFSYMARDESRHAGFINQWLKDFGIGVDLGFLARTKKYTFFKPKFIFYATYLSEKIGYARYITIYRIIQNKPELRFHPIFLWFEKWCNDEFRHGEAFALLMRSTPKLLNGGNRLWIRFFLLAVYATMYVRDHSRPEFHKALGVSPTDYDRKVLEITSDITKQVFPFTINLDDPRMWEGFENLRKISDEVDRLKQVGGVLSFMKRGALAIAATATFLRIYTLPVVPNELPSDIRMAPVW from the coding sequence ATGAGCGCTAATGCCCCCACCATGGAAGCGGTTCGCCCCATTAATGAATCAACCGATCGCGCGCTAGAAAGTACGATCTTAAGTCCTCGCTTCTACACCACTGATTTTGATGAGATGGATCGTTTTGATATCAGCTCAGTAAAACCTGAGTGGGATAAGCTCATGCAAGAATTTGAGTCAGATATTAATCAGACTCACTTTCAGCGTCCCGACGATATGTCTAAAGACTACTCCCACTTGCCAGAGGGCCTGTACCAAGAGTTTTTAGATTTCTTAATCAGTTCAATTACTTCAGAGTTCTCAGGTTGTGTTCTCTATTCTGAGATTAAAAAGTCGATTAAGAATCCCGACTTAAAAGACTTGTTCTCTTACATGGCTCGTGATGAGAGTAGGCATGCCGGTTTTATTAATCAATGGCTCAAAGATTTTGGTATTGGAGTTGATCTAGGATTTTTAGCTAGGACTAAAAAATATACTTTCTTTAAGCCAAAGTTTATTTTTTATGCAACTTACTTATCTGAAAAAATTGGCTACGCACGCTACATCACGATTTATCGAATTATTCAAAATAAACCTGAATTGCGCTTTCATCCTATTTTTCTCTGGTTTGAGAAATGGTGTAATGATGAATTCCGTCATGGCGAAGCCTTTGCCTTATTAATGCGCTCCACTCCGAAGTTGCTCAATGGCGGCAATCGACTGTGGATTCGTTTCTTCTTATTGGCGGTATACGCAACGATGTATGTGCGCGACCATTCCAGACCTGAGTTTCATAAAGCACTTGGGGTATCACCAACAGACTATGACCGTAAGGTATTAGAAATTACTTCTGACATTACTAAGCAGGTTTTCCCTTTCACTATCAATCTGGATGACCCTCGGATGTGGGAAGGCTTTGAAAATCTCAGAAAGATATCCGATGAAGTGGATCGCCTAAAGCAGGTTGGGGGTGTTTTATCATTTATGAAGCGAGGCGCTCTTGCAATTGCAGCAACTGCTACCTTCCTGCGCATCTACACCTTGCCAGTAGTTCCAAATGAATTACCGAGCGATATTCGCATGGCACCCGTTTGGTAA
- the puhC gene encoding photosynthetic complex assembly protein PuhC: protein MNTIRIQNYIALFVVIVLVGVVFVVANVVQSGKSEIQVDASVIAKKTLFFRDLPDGSVGVISASSGKMIAQVEGQAGFVRGILRALARERRIQQITSDDAFELMSRSDGRLTLVDLATGNRIDLESFGRDNAAQFAAFLNSAGQ from the coding sequence ATGAATACTATCCGCATCCAAAACTATATTGCACTATTCGTAGTCATCGTTTTGGTGGGGGTAGTTTTCGTGGTTGCCAATGTCGTTCAGTCAGGTAAGTCGGAAATTCAGGTAGATGCCAGTGTGATCGCGAAAAAAACACTGTTTTTTAGGGATCTCCCTGATGGATCGGTAGGTGTTATATCGGCTTCAAGTGGGAAAATGATTGCACAAGTCGAAGGTCAGGCTGGTTTTGTACGGGGCATTTTGCGGGCTTTGGCTCGTGAACGTCGCATTCAGCAAATTACTAGCGATGATGCATTTGAATTAATGAGTCGATCTGATGGTAGGTTGACTTTAGTAGATCTAGCAACGGGCAATCGGATTGATTTGGAATCATTTGGTCGAGATAACGCAGCGCAATTTGCTGCATTTTTAAATAGCGCGGGGCAATAA
- the puhB gene encoding photosynthetic complex putative assembly protein PuhB has product MSLNIPSSPEHEFEPELGLPEKLPAGERILWQGSPDVKAMLLRVFHFRGLLIYFGLILLYQIVTGVTDGEAFSAIFFSSLRIAIFSAIGLSLVALLAYLMASTAVYTITNKRVVMRIGIVLNMTFNFPLKMIESADCGVTKQGTGDISLKLGKETKIAIFHLWPHSRPSHWASPQPTLRCIKNCSEVAKILVDAWATQNNVIARSVQAAQRNPAMMNTPYSGVEAA; this is encoded by the coding sequence ATGAGCCTGAACATTCCTAGTAGTCCAGAGCATGAGTTTGAGCCAGAGCTGGGACTTCCAGAAAAGTTACCTGCGGGTGAGCGTATTTTGTGGCAGGGCTCACCTGATGTAAAGGCGATGCTTCTGCGAGTGTTTCATTTCAGAGGGCTATTGATTTATTTTGGCTTGATTTTGCTCTATCAGATTGTTACAGGTGTTACTGATGGTGAAGCCTTCAGTGCGATATTTTTCTCCTCCTTGAGGATTGCGATTTTTTCAGCCATTGGCTTATCTCTTGTTGCCTTGCTTGCTTATCTCATGGCATCCACTGCGGTCTACACCATTACTAATAAGCGCGTAGTGATGCGGATTGGGATTGTGTTGAATATGACTTTCAATTTCCCCCTCAAGATGATTGAGTCGGCTGATTGCGGTGTCACTAAGCAGGGTACGGGAGATATTTCTCTGAAGTTAGGTAAAGAAACAAAAATTGCGATATTTCATTTATGGCCGCATTCAAGACCATCTCACTGGGCCAGCCCTCAGCCTACTCTCCGGTGCATTAAAAATTGTTCCGAAGTAGCCAAAATTTTGGTTGATGCTTGGGCTACCCAGAATAATGTCATTGCTCGATCAGTTCAAGCTGCTCAACGCAATCCAGCCATGATGAATACGCCTTACTCAGGGGTAGAAGCAGCATGA
- the puhA gene encoding photosynthetic reaction center subunit H has translation MGTGAITQYIDVAQLAFYLFLLFFVGLVIYLTLEGKREGFPLETERFGKVRREGGILGMPKTKKYVTEFGKTYYAPLETPPDTEQLSAEPIHPWNGAPIAPIGNPLLAGVGPGSYAPRADHVDYDLEGHARIRPLRKLNDFAIAKQDTNPIGLSVIGADGNKAGVVKDVWVDHMEMLIRYLEVDAKGTTVLLPINFSRIGKQDIQVKSILADQFAAVPKTKNPEEITLLEEDKIMAYYGAGTLYATPERQEPLL, from the coding sequence ATGGGTACTGGTGCAATTACACAATATATAGATGTCGCTCAATTAGCGTTTTATCTATTTCTACTTTTTTTTGTTGGTCTAGTGATATACCTAACATTAGAAGGGAAGAGAGAGGGTTTCCCACTTGAAACCGAACGCTTTGGCAAGGTTCGACGCGAGGGTGGCATTTTAGGTATGCCAAAGACGAAAAAATATGTCACTGAATTCGGCAAAACTTATTACGCCCCCTTAGAAACTCCGCCGGATACAGAGCAGCTTTCAGCAGAGCCAATTCATCCGTGGAATGGCGCTCCTATTGCCCCAATTGGCAATCCATTATTGGCAGGAGTAGGGCCAGGCTCTTATGCACCCCGTGCTGATCATGTTGATTACGATCTAGAGGGTCACGCACGCATTCGTCCGCTGAGGAAGTTAAACGATTTTGCAATTGCAAAGCAAGACACTAATCCGATTGGCCTGAGCGTTATCGGTGCTGATGGTAATAAAGCAGGCGTTGTGAAAGACGTCTGGGTTGACCATATGGAAATGCTGATTCGTTATCTAGAGGTTGATGCAAAGGGTACGACAGTCTTATTGCCAATCAATTTCTCACGTATTGGCAAGCAAGACATTCAAGTGAAATCAATCCTTGCGGATCAGTTTGCAGCTGTGCCAAAAACAAAAAATCCAGAGGAAATTACCTTGCTGGAAGAAGATAAGATCATGGCCTACTATGGTGCCGGCACTCTGTATGCAACACCTGAACGCCAAGAGCCACTATTATGA
- a CDS encoding BCD family MFS transporter, whose product MINLSKMAKTWTRIDPRFLPFADVATPDLPLSRLLRLSLFQVSVGMATALLVGTLNRVMIVELHMDAWMVALMVALPLIFAPFRALIGHKSDTHRSILGWRRVPYIWIGTWLQFGGLAIMPFALIILSGDTHWPAWFSYLGSALAFLLVGAGMQTTQTAGLALATDLADAKNRPRVVAMMYVMLLFGMVLSGVMFSVFLDPFSPIQLIKVIQGVALITLLLNLFALWKQEARQPKNTAPSIVQPKFSQSWSEFIKAPQVRRFLIMLGLGTTAFSMQDIILEPYGGEILLLDVSATSFLTALIACGSLLAFTLSARWLSKGYNAYRIAASGLLLGLIAFSMVIFSEPLGSPNLFRLGALLIGFGGGLFAVSTLTIAMSMDQENKTGMVIGAWGAVTATCSGIGMSLGGVIRDLVSDLAMGGVIGTTLMNPATGYSFVYHIEIYLLFITLIALGPLVAKKRNLDISKMSKFGLADFPS is encoded by the coding sequence ATGATCAATTTGTCAAAGATGGCTAAGACATGGACGAGGATTGATCCTCGCTTTCTGCCTTTTGCTGACGTGGCGACCCCAGATTTACCTCTGAGCCGCCTCTTAAGACTATCTTTGTTTCAAGTTTCGGTAGGTATGGCTACTGCCTTATTGGTTGGCACCTTAAACCGAGTCATGATTGTTGAGTTACACATGGATGCTTGGATGGTAGCCTTAATGGTTGCCCTCCCACTCATCTTTGCTCCATTTAGGGCCTTGATTGGCCATAAGTCAGATACCCATCGATCCATATTGGGCTGGAGAAGAGTTCCTTATATTTGGATCGGGACTTGGTTGCAGTTTGGTGGCTTGGCCATCATGCCTTTTGCGCTCATCATTCTGTCTGGAGATACCCATTGGCCAGCTTGGTTTAGCTACCTTGGCAGTGCATTAGCATTTTTACTAGTCGGCGCGGGTATGCAAACTACTCAAACTGCTGGCTTAGCTCTCGCAACAGATTTAGCAGACGCAAAGAATCGTCCCCGTGTTGTAGCAATGATGTATGTCATGTTGCTATTCGGCATGGTCTTAAGTGGCGTGATGTTCAGCGTCTTCTTGGACCCATTTAGCCCGATTCAGCTAATTAAGGTGATTCAGGGAGTTGCACTCATTACCTTATTACTCAATTTATTTGCCTTGTGGAAGCAAGAAGCAAGGCAGCCTAAAAATACTGCGCCATCTATTGTTCAGCCCAAATTCTCACAAAGTTGGAGCGAGTTCATTAAGGCGCCACAGGTTCGTCGTTTTCTGATCATGCTGGGACTTGGTACCACTGCCTTTAGCATGCAAGACATTATCTTGGAGCCCTATGGTGGAGAAATACTCTTATTAGATGTATCTGCTACTAGCTTTTTAACTGCGCTGATTGCCTGCGGATCTTTACTGGCATTTACCTTATCAGCGCGCTGGCTAAGCAAGGGTTATAACGCCTACAGAATTGCTGCATCTGGTCTCCTGCTTGGGCTGATTGCCTTCTCCATGGTGATATTTTCAGAGCCATTAGGTTCACCCAATCTCTTTAGATTAGGTGCACTTCTGATCGGATTTGGTGGAGGATTATTTGCAGTGAGTACGCTCACTATTGCCATGAGTATGGATCAGGAGAATAAAACTGGGATGGTCATTGGTGCGTGGGGAGCGGTAACAGCAACCTGCTCTGGAATTGGTATGTCACTGGGAGGAGTTATTCGTGATCTCGTCTCCGATTTAGCGATGGGCGGAGTGATCGGCACCACATTAATGAATCCCGCTACAGGGTATAGCTTTGTTTATCACATTGAGATTTATTTGTTGTTTATTACTTTGATTGCGTTGGGTCCACTAGTAGCCAAAAAGCGAAACCTGGATATTTCAAAAATGAGTAAGTTTGGCCTAGCGGATTTTCCAAGCTAG
- the bchM gene encoding magnesium protoporphyrin IX methyltransferase translates to MSAISYLNRRSKLQDYFDRTANDAWAKLTSDAPVSGIRATVRAGRDQMRSNLIARLPESLAGRRILDAGCGTGALALELAQKGASVVAIDLSPNLIELAKERIAPADRQNIDFRSGDMLDDSLGEFDYVVGMDSMIHYCAADMLVVLEKLAPRVSKKIVFTFAPSTLPLEVMIRVGRLFPRKDRAPFIEPISQVKLSKLINQSPWFVDWKIPHTQLVSSGFYKSQLMEIEKVS, encoded by the coding sequence ATGAGCGCTATTTCTTATTTAAATAGACGTAGTAAGTTGCAGGACTATTTTGATCGGACTGCAAATGATGCTTGGGCAAAATTAACTTCTGATGCTCCGGTTAGTGGAATTAGAGCAACAGTCAGAGCAGGGCGCGATCAAATGCGCTCAAATCTGATTGCTCGCCTACCAGAGTCATTAGCTGGAAGGCGAATTTTGGATGCGGGCTGCGGCACTGGTGCTTTGGCTCTTGAGTTAGCCCAAAAAGGAGCGAGTGTTGTTGCGATTGATTTATCACCCAATCTAATTGAATTGGCTAAAGAAAGAATTGCTCCTGCCGATCGTCAAAATATTGACTTCAGGTCCGGCGATATGCTCGATGACAGCTTAGGTGAATTTGATTACGTTGTTGGTATGGATTCCATGATCCATTACTGCGCTGCTGATATGTTGGTTGTATTAGAGAAGCTAGCGCCCCGGGTTTCTAAAAAGATTGTATTTACTTTTGCACCAAGTACCTTGCCTTTGGAAGTGATGATTCGTGTTGGCCGTCTGTTTCCGAGAAAAGATCGGGCGCCGTTCATCGAGCCCATTAGTCAAGTGAAGTTAAGTAAGTTGATTAATCAATCACCCTGGTTTGTGGATTGGAAAATTCCCCACACCCAATTAGTTTCTAGTGGTTTTTATAAGTCACAACTCATGGAGATTGAAAAAGTATCATGA
- the bchL gene encoding ferredoxin:protochlorophyllide reductase (ATP-dependent) iron-sulfur ATP-binding protein yields the protein MNTVSVPVSSINTRSKPTDGEGSLQVHLDPNEKIGNAKVFAIYGKGGIGKSTTSSNLSAAFSLLGKRVIQIGCDPKHDSTFTLTKKLVPTVIDILESVDFHSEELRVEDFVYEGFNGVMCVEAGGPPAGTGCGGYVVGQTVKLLKEHHLLEDTDIVIFDVLGDVVCGGFAAPLQHADRALIVAANDFDSIFAMNRIVQAISAKAKNYNVRLGGVIANRSADTDQIDKFNTRVGLKTMAHFPDLDAIRKSRLKKCTVFEMESTPEIEKVKDEYMRLAASLLLDDDPILTESLKDREIFDLLGFD from the coding sequence ATGAATACAGTTAGTGTGCCAGTTTCTTCGATTAACACTCGAAGTAAGCCAACCGATGGCGAGGGGAGCTTACAGGTTCACCTGGACCCCAATGAAAAAATTGGGAATGCCAAAGTATTCGCAATTTATGGCAAAGGAGGGATTGGTAAGAGTACAACCTCTTCTAATCTGTCTGCAGCGTTTTCACTACTGGGTAAGCGAGTCATTCAGATCGGTTGCGATCCAAAGCATGACTCTACCTTTACGCTGACTAAAAAACTAGTCCCTACCGTAATTGACATTCTAGAGTCAGTAGATTTTCACTCGGAAGAACTCAGGGTAGAAGACTTTGTCTACGAAGGCTTTAACGGTGTGATGTGTGTAGAAGCTGGTGGCCCTCCTGCAGGAACTGGGTGCGGTGGCTACGTTGTTGGTCAAACTGTCAAGCTCTTGAAAGAGCATCACTTACTTGAAGATACCGACATCGTTATTTTTGACGTCTTGGGTGACGTGGTATGTGGAGGCTTTGCAGCTCCATTGCAGCATGCTGATAGGGCCTTAATTGTTGCGGCAAATGATTTTGATTCTATTTTTGCCATGAACCGGATTGTTCAGGCTATCAGCGCTAAAGCCAAAAACTATAACGTGCGTTTAGGTGGCGTGATTGCTAATCGAAGCGCGGATACAGACCAGATTGATAAATTCAATACGCGGGTCGGTTTAAAAACAATGGCGCACTTTCCGGATCTCGATGCGATTCGTAAAAGCCGTCTCAAAAAATGTACTGTTTTTGAAATGGAATCGACCCCAGAGATTGAAAAGGTCAAAGACGAATATATGCGTTTAGCTGCCAGCCTACTTTTAGATGACGATCCTATCCTTACAGAGTCGCTCAAAGACCGTGAAATATTTGACTTACTTGGATTTGACTAA